In Nostoc sp. UHCC 0926, a single genomic region encodes these proteins:
- a CDS encoding ABC exporter membrane fusion protein, producing the protein MVRNSKLGYRTFPKFILRPSVAIGIIASLLVCGISFYIVKHWHDANPEAQVPATQLPQLKTVTALGRIEPQGKVIKLSAAVSTEGNRVEKLLVKEGDRVKAGQVIAILNSRDRLQAELKEVQEQVKVAQANLNRIQAGAKRGEIAAQKAAIARLKAEHLGDINAQAATIERFQAEVRNAQAEDERYQQLFQQGAISTSQGDSKRLNLETSQKSLQEAQAQLNRTQSTSQQKIKEATATLDEIAEVRGVDVEAAQAEVNRAIAAMNLAKVNLEQAQVRSPQDGQVFEIHTHPGELISNDGIADIGQTSQMYVIAEVYESDIGKVHSGQQVQVFGDYLPIELQGIVDRKGLQVRRQNVINTDPVSNIDNRVIEVHIRLDQASSQKAANLTNMQVKAVIEL; encoded by the coding sequence ATGGTGCGAAACTCAAAGCTAGGGTACAGAACGTTCCCTAAGTTTATTCTGCGTCCATCCGTTGCTATAGGTATAATTGCATCTTTATTGGTTTGTGGAATAAGTTTTTATATAGTAAAACACTGGCATGATGCAAATCCAGAGGCACAAGTGCCAGCAACACAATTGCCACAGTTAAAAACAGTAACAGCTTTAGGGCGGATTGAACCACAGGGAAAGGTAATAAAACTCTCTGCTGCGGTGTCTACAGAAGGAAATCGGGTAGAAAAGTTGTTAGTGAAGGAGGGGGATAGGGTAAAAGCAGGACAGGTGATTGCGATTTTGAACAGCCGCGATCGCTTGCAAGCAGAATTAAAAGAGGTGCAGGAACAAGTGAAAGTAGCCCAGGCAAACCTAAACCGCATACAAGCAGGTGCTAAACGCGGTGAAATTGCCGCCCAAAAAGCTGCGATCGCTCGGCTAAAAGCAGAACACCTTGGTGATATTAATGCCCAAGCAGCAACAATTGAGCGATTCCAAGCCGAAGTGCGTAACGCCCAAGCAGAAGACGAACGCTATCAGCAACTATTTCAACAGGGTGCAATTTCCACCTCCCAAGGGGATAGCAAGCGTTTAAACTTGGAAACGTCCCAAAAAAGCCTGCAAGAAGCACAAGCACAGTTAAATCGCACCCAATCAACTAGCCAGCAAAAGATTAAAGAAGCCACAGCAACACTCGATGAAATTGCCGAAGTGCGCGGAGTGGATGTAGAAGCAGCTCAAGCAGAAGTTAATCGTGCCATAGCAGCCATGAATCTGGCAAAAGTCAATCTCGAACAGGCCCAGGTGCGATCGCCCCAAGATGGACAGGTATTTGAGATTCACACCCATCCTGGGGAATTGATATCAAATGATGGCATTGCAGATATTGGACAAACCAGCCAGATGTATGTCATAGCCGAAGTCTACGAAAGCGATATCGGCAAAGTGCATTCAGGGCAGCAAGTACAAGTATTTGGTGATTACCTGCCGATTGAATTGCAGGGAATCGTAGATCGTAAAGGCTTGCAAGTGCGACGGCAGAATGTCATTAACACAGATCCCGTCAGCAATATCGACAACAGAGTAATAGAAGTCCATATTCGACTAGATCAAGCTTCCAGCCAAAAAGCTGCCAACTTAACCAATATGCAAGTTAAGGCAGTAATTGAACTATGA
- a CDS encoding PAS domain S-box protein translates to MTHKVRTSKPKDIFAGGRNKGAIIREQLLHYTIASLSVALALGVTMLLRPYLSATPSALFFAAVMVSAWYGGFAPGLLATVLSTLVVNYLFLQPLYPQHITHRDILVRLAVFMITAGLIIWLNESRRTAQKKAEANLKSLRQSEARFGRLVESNIIGIIMADVNGSIIEANDAFLQMLNYTREDLRSGRIRLGEITPPQYLEVSERSIQELRIAGSCKPFEQEYTRKDGSLIPTLLGFVKQEETIIGFVLDLSERQAALRDRNQAEAALRESEARFRQLTDTAPVLVWMSGTDKLCYYFNKPWLEFTGRTLEQEMSNGWAESVHEDDFHDSLDRYINAFDARQDFKMEYRFRRFDGEYRWILDTGVPRFAATGEFLGYIGSCVDIHDRKVAEAALQQLNEMLEQRIQERTLQLEVANKELESFSYSVSHDLRAPLRHIAGFIELLQKRHNSTSTLDETSQRYLRIIAETAKQAGILIDELLTFSRMGRTEMRYINLNMEHLVQEIKRDLVSQTPGRTINWHIDSVPEVQGDPSMLRLVLRNLIGNAVKYTQTRNPAEITIGSTVNENEVVFFIQDNGVGFNMQYVHKLFGVFQRLHSDQQFEGTGVGLANVQRIIHRHNGQVWAEAVIDSGATFYFSLPKLQKLEGE, encoded by the coding sequence ATGACTCATAAAGTGAGGACATCTAAACCAAAAGACATCTTTGCTGGCGGTAGAAACAAGGGCGCAATTATTCGGGAGCAACTACTGCACTATACTATTGCTTCGCTATCCGTTGCCTTAGCACTGGGAGTAACAATGCTGCTCCGTCCATATCTGAGCGCAACGCCTTCTGCACTATTTTTTGCAGCGGTGATGGTGAGCGCCTGGTACGGGGGTTTCGCACCAGGACTATTGGCAACTGTTTTGTCTACTTTGGTAGTCAACTACTTGTTTCTTCAGCCGCTCTACCCACAGCACATTACACATCGGGACATTTTAGTGCGGCTGGCCGTGTTCATGATCACAGCAGGGTTAATCATCTGGCTCAACGAATCACGCCGCACAGCCCAAAAAAAAGCTGAAGCGAACCTCAAGTCCCTACGCCAAAGTGAGGCAAGGTTTGGTCGCTTAGTAGAGTCCAATATTATTGGAATCATTATGGCTGATGTGAACGGCTCGATCATTGAAGCTAATGATGCCTTTCTGCAAATGCTCAATTATACACGCGAGGATCTGCGCTCTGGTCGAATCCGCTTGGGCGAGATCACCCCGCCCCAATACCTTGAGGTGAGTGAGCGATCAATTCAAGAACTAAGAATTGCCGGGAGTTGTAAGCCCTTTGAGCAAGAATACACCCGTAAAGACGGCTCTCTAATTCCTACCTTACTTGGCTTTGTTAAGCAGGAAGAGACTATCATTGGTTTTGTTCTTGACTTAAGCGAACGACAAGCTGCGCTACGCGATCGCAATCAGGCAGAAGCAGCGTTGCGTGAAAGTGAAGCCCGTTTTCGTCAGCTGACAGACACCGCTCCGGTACTGGTGTGGATGTCTGGCACAGACAAACTCTGTTATTACTTCAATAAACCCTGGCTAGAGTTTACCGGGCGGACTCTAGAGCAAGAGATGAGCAACGGGTGGGCTGAAAGTGTTCATGAGGATGATTTTCACGATTCCTTAGACAGATACATCAATGCCTTTGATGCCCGACAAGATTTTAAAATGGAATATCGCTTCAGACGCTTTGATGGCGAATACCGTTGGATTTTGGATACTGGTGTGCCTCGGTTTGCAGCAACTGGGGAATTTCTCGGTTATATTGGCTCCTGTGTTGATATCCACGATCGCAAAGTTGCCGAAGCCGCTCTGCAACAACTGAACGAAATGCTGGAACAACGGATTCAAGAGCGCACCCTCCAACTCGAAGTTGCCAACAAGGAACTAGAATCTTTCTCTTATTCAGTCTCTCACGACTTGCGAGCACCGCTTCGCCACATCGCCGGATTTATAGAATTGCTTCAAAAGCGGCATAACTCAACAAGCACGTTAGATGAAACGAGTCAGCGCTATTTAAGAATAATTGCCGAAACTGCCAAACAGGCAGGAATACTAATCGATGAGTTGCTCACATTTTCCCGCATGGGGCGCACCGAGATGCGCTACATCAATCTCAATATGGAGCACCTGGTGCAAGAGATAAAGCGCGATTTGGTCAGCCAAACCCCTGGACGCACAATCAATTGGCACATAGACTCAGTGCCAGAAGTACAAGGCGACCCTTCCATGCTGCGGCTCGTCCTTCGCAACCTCATAGGCAATGCCGTAAAATATACTCAGACTCGAAATCCAGCAGAAATTACTATTGGAAGTACTGTCAATGAAAACGAAGTTGTCTTTTTTATACAAGATAACGGCGTAGGTTTTAATATGCAATATGTCCATAAGCTATTTGGAGTATTTCAACGCCTGCATAGCGATCAACAATTTGAAGGTACAGGTGTTGGATTGGCAAACGTGCAACGCATTATTCATCGACATAATGGCCAAGTCTGGGCAGAGGCTGTAATTGACAGTGGAGCCACCTTCTATTTCTCACTACCTAAACTGCAGAAGTTGGAGGGCGAATGA
- a CDS encoding response regulator → MKELKRILLIEDSANDAELILAALSENHLANEVVVVRDGEEALDYLYRRGLFRLRMQGHPIVVLLDLKLPKIDGLEVLAELKSDPAMRVIPIVVLTSSREEPDLVRCYELGVNAYVVKPVDYHEFANAIKGLGLFWAVINQPPVGALPSAPHRQQEIK, encoded by the coding sequence ATGAAAGAACTCAAGCGAATTCTACTGATTGAAGACAGTGCTAACGATGCAGAGTTAATATTGGCCGCCTTGTCAGAAAATCATCTCGCTAACGAAGTAGTGGTAGTGCGTGATGGAGAGGAAGCACTAGATTATCTCTATCGCCGGGGGCTGTTCCGGTTACGAATGCAGGGGCATCCTATTGTCGTGCTGCTCGATTTAAAACTGCCTAAAATCGATGGACTAGAAGTACTGGCAGAACTAAAATCTGACCCAGCAATGCGAGTGATTCCGATCGTAGTACTAACTTCTTCCCGTGAGGAGCCAGACTTAGTTCGATGCTACGAGTTAGGTGTAAATGCGTATGTCGTCAAACCTGTAGATTACCACGAGTTTGCCAATGCTATCAAGGGTCTGGGACTGTTTTGGGCAGTGATTAATCAGCCACCCGTTGGTGCTCTACCCTCTGCACCTCATCGTCAACAGGAGATTAAATGA
- a CDS encoding response regulator: MNVLRFLLLEDSPLDTELAQAILTEGEINCELIRVETGADFLAALETETFDLILADYALPSFDGISALEIARNRCPEVPFIFVSAALGEELAIEALKNGATDYVLKQRLGRLVPSVQRALREAKERRERQQAEESLQKSEARYRRIVDTSYEGIWMIDSQSRTEFVNQRFSEMLGYPAEEMLGRSMFDFMAQADGIVVEEILKWLKGEGSDLKEGQLRCKDGSYIWALISTRAIFSEENEFLGAIAMLTDISDRKRTESERDRLFQLEQRARAEAEAANRIKDEFLAVLSHELRSPLNPILGWSKLLQMRKFEQTELQKALETIERNAKLQAQLIEDLLDVSRILQGKLNLKMIPVNLASTIQAAMETVRLAAEAKTIQIETMLDPKGKVLGDSARLQQVFWNLLSNAVKFTPIGGKVNVQLECIDAQAQITVSDTGKGIHSDFLLHVFDYFRQGDSTTTRNFGGLGLGLAIARHLVEMHGGTILAESLGEEQGAIFTISLPLLKDSVKIEDDPNADSSTAIFASSPLMGVQILVVDDNTDSREFFRFVLEQFGAIVTAVGSADQALQALIQSKPDILLSDIGMPEMNGYMLMQQVRDLEAEVGGKQIPAIALTAYAGEINQQQALRAGFQQHIVKPVAPEELLMAISNLVKCV, encoded by the coding sequence ATGAATGTCCTGCGTTTTCTGCTTTTGGAAGACAGTCCCTTAGATACAGAGCTTGCCCAAGCGATATTAACCGAAGGGGAAATTAATTGCGAACTGATCAGAGTCGAAACCGGTGCTGATTTCCTGGCGGCTCTGGAAACAGAGACTTTCGATTTAATTCTTGCTGATTATGCCTTGCCTTCTTTTGATGGAATTTCTGCTCTGGAAATTGCCCGAAATCGTTGTCCTGAGGTTCCTTTTATCTTTGTCTCTGCTGCGTTGGGCGAAGAATTAGCGATCGAAGCCTTAAAGAACGGTGCAACTGATTATGTATTAAAGCAACGACTAGGGCGGTTAGTTCCCTCGGTGCAACGGGCATTGCGAGAAGCCAAGGAGCGGCGGGAGCGCCAGCAAGCAGAGGAATCGCTACAGAAGAGTGAAGCCAGGTATCGCAGAATTGTTGATACCTCTTATGAGGGAATCTGGATGATTGACTCTCAATCACGAACAGAGTTTGTAAATCAACGGTTCTCCGAGATGTTAGGTTATCCGGCTGAAGAGATGCTCGGTCGTTCCATGTTTGATTTTATGGCTCAGGCTGATGGGATAGTAGTCGAAGAGATCCTAAAGTGGCTAAAGGGAGAAGGGAGTGATTTAAAAGAAGGTCAATTGCGCTGCAAGGATGGTTCGTATATCTGGGCGCTGATTTCTACTAGAGCTATTTTTAGTGAAGAAAATGAGTTCTTAGGCGCGATCGCCATGCTAACTGATATTAGCGATCGCAAACGCACTGAATCAGAACGCGATCGCCTTTTCCAACTTGAGCAAAGAGCCAGGGCAGAAGCAGAGGCTGCTAACCGGATCAAAGATGAGTTTTTGGCGGTACTTTCCCATGAATTGCGATCGCCACTGAATCCAATTCTCGGTTGGTCAAAACTGTTACAGATGCGTAAATTTGAGCAGACAGAACTCCAAAAAGCTCTTGAAACCATTGAACGCAATGCTAAATTACAAGCTCAACTAATTGAAGACTTGTTGGATGTTTCTCGTATTCTTCAAGGTAAACTCAATCTCAAGATGATACCAGTCAATCTGGCATCCACCATTCAAGCAGCAATGGAGACAGTGCGTTTAGCAGCAGAAGCTAAAACTATTCAGATTGAGACGATGCTTGATCCGAAGGGGAAAGTTTTGGGTGATTCAGCCCGCTTACAGCAAGTTTTCTGGAACCTTTTATCGAATGCCGTCAAATTTACACCGATTGGGGGAAAAGTAAATGTGCAATTGGAGTGCATCGACGCTCAAGCGCAAATTACTGTCAGTGATACAGGTAAAGGCATTCACTCTGACTTTTTACTTCATGTATTTGACTATTTCCGTCAAGGTGACAGTACAACAACTAGAAACTTTGGTGGGCTAGGGTTAGGTTTAGCGATCGCTCGTCACTTGGTTGAGATGCACGGTGGAACGATTTTGGCCGAAAGTCTTGGGGAGGAGCAGGGAGCCATCTTCACAATTAGCTTACCGTTGCTCAAGGACAGTGTAAAAATCGAGGATGACCCGAATGCTGATTCCTCAACTGCCATTTTTGCCTCCTCTCCCCTGATGGGTGTACAAATCCTAGTTGTGGATGACAATACTGATAGCCGCGAATTTTTCCGCTTTGTGCTGGAACAGTTTGGCGCGATCGTCACCGCAGTCGGATCGGCAGATCAAGCATTACAAGCGCTAATCCAGTCAAAGCCAGATATCTTACTCAGCGATATTGGGATGCCAGAGATGAACGGCTATATGCTGATGCAACAGGTGCGGGATCTGGAAGCAGAAGTCGGGGGAAAACAGATTCCAGCGATCGCTCTAACTGCTTATGCAGGCGAAATCAATCAGCAGCAAGCCCTAAGAGCGGGGTTTCAACAGCACATCGTTAAACCTGTCGCACCAGAGGAATTGCTCATGGCGATTTCCAATTTAGTCAAATGTGTTTAG
- a CDS encoding pentapeptide repeat-containing protein — MLTVIINYFHTVKNISKNLSSTNNSQLSKICLGIHAFQQKVNQTQYNLQKQRLKIAIEQLGNKTIETSLAVINDLEQIAQNYPQYHWIIMEILTTFVRENAHYTPQKEVTSNIGAKIRADIQAALTVIARRDVSKSAGINQTMLSNIKTLRLAFSRGFSPDIRAKALTKNRELFMSSYLNKDPENEQLDLSHADMRGANLNRANLEQTNLYQANLAGANLREANLAGAILSAANLEGANLYLANLEGAILSAANLKGANLSGANLHCASLYLARLDGAILDDAILDGANLREAKFSK; from the coding sequence ATGTTGACAGTAATCATTAATTATTTTCATACTGTAAAAAATATTTCAAAAAATCTTTCATCAACAAATAACAGTCAATTATCAAAAATATGTCTGGGGATACATGCTTTTCAGCAAAAAGTTAACCAAACTCAGTATAATTTACAAAAACAACGTTTAAAAATAGCAATTGAACAACTAGGGAATAAGACAATAGAAACCAGTCTCGCTGTAATTAATGATTTAGAGCAAATTGCCCAAAATTATCCACAGTACCACTGGATAATCATGGAGATTCTTACTACTTTTGTCCGAGAAAATGCTCATTACACGCCCCAAAAGGAAGTAACAAGCAATATCGGGGCAAAAATTCGTGCAGATATTCAAGCAGCCCTTACCGTTATCGCTAGAAGAGATGTAAGTAAATCGGCGGGAATAAATCAAACTATGTTAAGTAATATCAAAACATTGAGATTGGCTTTTAGTAGGGGCTTTAGCCCTGATATTAGGGCAAAAGCCCTGACTAAAAACCGGGAATTATTTATGTCGAGCTACTTAAATAAAGACCCAGAAAATGAGCAACTTGATTTAAGTCACGCCGACATGAGAGGAGCAAACCTGAATAGGGCGAACCTAGAACAGACAAATCTCTATCAAGCTAATCTTGCTGGGGCTAATCTCAGAGAAGCTAATCTTGCTGGGGCAATCCTCAGTGCAGCTAACCTAGAAGGAGCTAACTTATATCTAGCCAACCTAGAAGGGGCAATTCTCAGTGCAGCTAACCTAAAAGGAGCTAACCTCTCTGGAGCTAACCTGCATTGTGCAAGCTTATATCTAGCTAGGTTGGACGGGGCAATTCTCGATGATGCCATACTTGATGGGGCAAATCTTAGGGAAGCCAAATTTTCTAAGTAA
- a CDS encoding helix-turn-helix domain-containing protein, whose product MSVTKGLRSLDLIRELRQQLNLSQKQFAARLGVSFKTVNRWQNGHTVPSQIALKLIEEMLRKMGEPGKSLLNQYFPEAK is encoded by the coding sequence ATGTCTGTAACAAAAGGACTAAGAAGTTTAGATTTAATTCGGGAACTTCGGCAGCAACTCAATCTTTCTCAGAAACAGTTTGCTGCTAGATTAGGAGTTTCATTCAAAACAGTCAATCGCTGGCAGAATGGGCATACAGTGCCTTCACAGATAGCATTAAAACTAATAGAAGAAATGTTACGGAAGATGGGTGAACCTGGTAAAAGTTTGCTGAACCAGTATTTTCCAGAAGCAAAGTAG
- a CDS encoding DevA family ABC transporter ATP-binding protein — translation MLPVISIHNLDHYFGHGSLRKQVLSNINLEINAGEIIIMTGPSGSGKTTLLTLVGGLRSTQSGSLQVLRGELCGATAEELVQARRRNGYIFQAHNLHGSLTALQNVKMALELHKHLGLKMMLARSAQMLEQVGLGNHLHYYPDKLSGGQKQRVAIARALVSHPQIILADEPTAALDSQSGRDVVNLMHKLAKEQGCTILMVTHDNRILDIADRIVHMEDGKLKSKLKLSA, via the coding sequence ATGCTTCCCGTCATTTCCATCCATAATCTCGACCACTACTTTGGTCACGGCTCACTCCGCAAGCAAGTTCTATCTAACATCAACTTAGAGATTAACGCCGGTGAAATTATTATTATGACCGGGCCCTCTGGTTCTGGAAAGACTACCTTGCTGACCTTAGTAGGTGGGTTGCGTTCTACCCAATCTGGTAGTTTGCAGGTGTTGAGAGGAGAACTTTGTGGTGCTACTGCTGAAGAACTAGTGCAGGCGCGACGCCGTAACGGTTATATTTTCCAAGCACATAACTTGCATGGTAGTTTAACGGCACTGCAAAACGTCAAAATGGCTTTGGAATTGCACAAACATCTTGGGTTAAAAATGATGCTAGCTAGGTCAGCCCAGATGCTAGAGCAGGTAGGATTAGGAAATCACCTGCATTACTATCCTGATAAACTGTCTGGGGGACAAAAACAAAGAGTAGCGATCGCTCGCGCTTTGGTCAGTCATCCTCAAATTATCTTAGCGGATGAACCCACCGCCGCCCTTGACAGTCAATCGGGACGAGATGTAGTCAATCTCATGCACAAACTGGCAAAAGAACAAGGCTGTACCATCTTGATGGTTACTCACGACAACCGCATCCTAGACATTGCCGATCGCATCGTTCACATGGAAGATGGTAAGCTCAAGTCAAAATTAAAACTATCAGCTTAG
- the devC gene encoding ABC transporter permease DevC, with the protein MGLIKQLRRRTPLGWLQLNYEKSRLLVALSGIAFADLLMFMQLGFQTALYDSNTRLHRSLQADIVLTSPQARNLPSLSTFSRRRLYQAMDIPGVKSAEPMYFNNTIWKNPQTHRETGVLVIGFNPDKPAFDLADVNQQLQKIKLPDTVLFDRGARGDYQKAIAQIDQGKTLTTEIERRTITISGLFRVGASFGADGNLITSDQNFLRLYSGRGSSSVSLGLIVLKPGYDPKKVAATLKAYLRDDVRVLTHAEFIEFENNFWRTNSPIGFIFSLGVSMGFVVGVIIVYQVLSTDVNAHVREYATFKAMGYRNYYLLGVVLEESLILAALGFFPGLGVSLALYQLTRTATNLPMYMTVIRALQVLVLTIIMCAISGAIATRKLQATDPADMF; encoded by the coding sequence ATGGGATTAATTAAACAACTGCGACGGCGAACCCCTCTAGGATGGCTGCAACTGAATTATGAAAAAAGCCGTTTGTTAGTGGCATTGTCAGGTATTGCCTTTGCGGATCTTCTCATGTTCATGCAGCTAGGCTTTCAGACTGCGCTGTATGACAGTAACACCAGACTGCATCGCAGTTTGCAAGCAGACATTGTTTTAACCAGTCCCCAAGCCCGTAACTTGCCAAGCTTGTCTACATTTTCTCGTCGGCGACTTTATCAAGCAATGGATATACCAGGGGTAAAGTCGGCAGAACCAATGTATTTCAACAATACAATTTGGAAGAATCCCCAAACACATCGTGAGACGGGGGTGTTAGTTATTGGCTTTAACCCAGACAAGCCAGCCTTTGACTTAGCGGATGTTAACCAGCAATTGCAGAAAATTAAGCTGCCAGATACCGTTTTGTTTGATCGTGGTGCAAGAGGAGATTATCAAAAAGCGATCGCTCAAATTGACCAAGGTAAAACCCTAACCACCGAAATAGAACGGCGCACAATTACCATTAGCGGCTTATTCCGAGTCGGGGCTTCCTTTGGCGCAGATGGCAACCTGATTACCAGCGATCAAAACTTTTTGCGGCTATATTCCGGGCGAGGGTCAAGTAGTGTCAGTCTAGGTTTGATTGTTCTTAAACCAGGCTATGACCCGAAAAAAGTAGCAGCAACATTGAAAGCCTACCTCAGAGATGATGTCAGAGTCTTAACCCACGCCGAATTTATTGAATTTGAGAACAACTTCTGGAGAACAAATTCCCCAATTGGGTTTATTTTCAGCCTGGGTGTATCGATGGGGTTTGTGGTGGGCGTGATTATCGTCTATCAAGTTCTCTCCACCGATGTTAATGCCCATGTTCGGGAATACGCCACCTTTAAAGCAATGGGATATCGCAATTATTACCTGCTAGGTGTGGTGCTTGAAGAATCGTTGATATTGGCAGCACTGGGCTTCTTCCCCGGATTGGGAGTGTCCTTAGCACTTTACCAACTGACTCGCACAGCTACAAATTTGCCCATGTACATGACTGTGATTCGGGCATTGCAAGTATTAGTGCTGACTATCATTATGTGTGCAATTTCTGGTGCGATCGCCACCCGCAAACTCCAAGCCACCGACCCCGCTGATATGTTCTAA
- a CDS encoding pentapeptide repeat-containing protein, with the protein MSSKKTDAPLNWLITITVIFGFSLTVILFALSSIKELSIQEKIQYRNQALTTTAIVFLASAAIFNTYYASKRAQAMQKNAIAAEKNLEIGIQNAKINQDRLISERFMGAIAQLGHDKIETRTGAIYALERVAQDFPTEHWTIMEILTAFVRENVPIQQVRVEQQKPEYSPADYSGRRRGGSRPTQQLEQNLHEELPNIRTDIQAALTVIGRRNLLEDPKDQKLDLRNIDIRRADLLGVNLQQADLRGSDLSGADLRGADLSEADLNGAKLVRSILYETKLQKASLCGANLCWANLNRANLYGANMRSANLSGASLRIANLQGANLYKANLQQATLKMANLSGAKLFLANLQGAKLGKANLQMTGLIGANLSGANLNGANLSGANLNAAKLHQTEVYFANLSEASLTEADLYQANLIGANLYRATFYQANLTQANLMGANFSEANLSDVKLEGTILTGAKNLELQQIRKALGDRTTRLPDYIEVPTDWRQSG; encoded by the coding sequence ATGTCTTCTAAAAAGACAGACGCTCCGTTGAATTGGTTGATAACTATAACAGTTATATTTGGTTTCTCATTGACTGTAATTTTATTCGCGTTGTCCAGTATTAAGGAATTGTCAATTCAGGAAAAAATCCAGTATAGAAACCAAGCATTAACAACTACCGCAATAGTTTTTCTAGCATCGGCAGCAATATTTAATACTTATTATGCATCAAAGCGTGCCCAAGCGATGCAGAAAAATGCGATCGCAGCTGAGAAAAACCTGGAAATTGGCATTCAGAATGCCAAAATCAATCAAGACAGATTGATTTCAGAACGCTTTATGGGGGCAATTGCCCAGCTTGGTCATGATAAGATTGAAACCCGAACAGGTGCAATTTATGCATTAGAAAGAGTTGCTCAGGATTTTCCTACAGAACACTGGACAATCATGGAAATCCTCACTGCCTTTGTGCGAGAGAATGTACCTATCCAGCAGGTGAGGGTAGAGCAACAAAAGCCAGAATATTCACCAGCAGATTACTCAGGTAGGCGTAGAGGTGGGTCGCGTCCGACTCAGCAGTTGGAGCAAAACCTGCATGAAGAATTGCCAAACATCCGCACTGATATTCAAGCAGCCCTAACTGTCATCGGCAGGCGTAATTTACTCGAAGACCCAAAAGATCAGAAACTTGATTTACGCAATATCGACATCAGACGAGCAGACCTGCTAGGAGTTAATCTCCAACAAGCAGACTTACGTGGTTCTGACCTGAGTGGGGCTGACCTGCGGGGAGCCGACTTGAGTGAGGCTGACCTGAATGGCGCTAAACTCGTTAGGTCTATTCTCTATGAAACTAAATTACAAAAAGCTAGCCTATGTGGAGCAAACCTTTGTTGGGCTAATCTCAACCGCGCTAATCTCTATGGGGCAAACATGCGTTCAGCCAACCTCTCTGGCGCAAGTCTGCGTATAGCTAATCTGCAAGGAGCAAACCTCTATAAAGCTAACTTGCAACAAGCAACCTTAAAAATGGCCAATCTCTCTGGAGCAAAGCTATTTCTCGCTAACTTGCAAGGAGCAAAACTGGGTAAAGCCAATTTGCAGATGACGGGTTTAATTGGTGCTAACCTTTCAGGGGCTAACTTAAATGGGGCCAACCTTTCTGGCGCTAACTTGAATGCAGCCAAACTTCACCAAACAGAAGTCTATTTTGCCAATCTCTCAGAAGCCAGCTTAACGGAAGCTGACCTGTATCAAGCAAACCTAATCGGAGCAAACCTGTATAGGGCAACCTTTTATCAAGCTAACTTGACTCAGGCAAACCTGATGGGAGCTAACTTCTCAGAAGCTAACCTCAGTGATGTCAAACTGGAAGGGACAATTTTAACAGGGGCTAAAAACTTAGAGTTGCAGCAGATTAGAAAGGCACTTGGCGATCGCACTACTCGCCTACCTGATTATATAGAAGTACCGACAGATTGGCGGCAGTCTGGTTAA